AAGGCTGGTTTGGCTGATTGCCTGTCTGCGTCATCTACTTTGGCGTAACTATCTGTATCATAGAGGGTACTGATGCGGGCACTGAGACTACCGCCGGCGGAAAAGCCCAGTACTCCTACTTTGTCAGGGTTGATTTTGTAGGCCGTGGCCCTGCTTTTTACGAGGCGGATGGCACGTTGCACATCCTGTAAGGCGCCTTGTTCTTTGTCAGGTACACGGTATTGTAACACGAATGCAGTGAAACCCAGGCTATTCAGCCATTTGGCTATTTCATATCCTTCGAGGTTGATAGCGAGTATTTTATAACCTCCACCAGGGCATATTACCACTGCTGCGCCATTTGGTTTGGCCGGCAGAAAGACCTGGAGAGTAGGGTCGGTCACGTCGGTGAGGCGCACCACACCGCGGGAAGAATCAGAAGTAGGATGAGCGGGTTGTTTCGGAGATGTCTCTCCGGGTACCTCGCCTGGCCATATATGAATAATGTCTTTATCCTGTGCAAATGCGTGCATACCAATGACTAATACTATGACAAGAAGCCGGATAGTTTTCATAAGTGGAAAAAGTATGGAATAAAAATAGACATTCTCAGATAGAAAAAAAATGTTTTAGGTCATGCTGTTTGACCTTATCTTCGTCAGACTCAAAATAACCAAATACTGTATCTATGAAAACATTGTTTTCCTGCATTGCGATGTAAGTTTCGATTGTTGTGTAACCAAATGGTTCCGTTATGCGTTTAATTACCATGCGAACCATTTACCTTATTCTGAGCGTAGCGCTGCTCAGCAGCTGT
This window of the Chitinophaga sancti genome carries:
- a CDS encoding alpha/beta hydrolase, producing the protein MKTIRLLVIVLVIGMHAFAQDKDIIHIWPGEVPGETSPKQPAHPTSDSSRGVVRLTDVTDPTLQVFLPAKPNGAAVVICPGGGYKILAINLEGYEIAKWLNSLGFTAFVLQYRVPDKEQGALQDVQRAIRLVKSRATAYKINPDKVGVLGFSAGGSLSARISTLYDTDSYAKVDDADRQSAKPAFSVLIYPAYLDKGENRSLTPELKVNANTPPIFLFATADDPYGNSALVMAGALRDAKVPVELHFMSQGGHGYGLRKGNIAAETWPSLAAKWLAPIADDDNHQHH